One part of the Corallococcus caeni genome encodes these proteins:
- a CDS encoding ATP-dependent helicase, with the protein MDLSKLNPPQREAVETLQGPLLVLAGAGSGKTRVITHRIVHLLNERPNHIMARNILAVTFTNKAATEMKERLIHMAGPRAQGVLVCTFHAFGAEVLREDIHRLGWPKKFAIADMGDQLSIIRRAMREKRIDDRAFDARKVLTLISKAKNSGETPQPKPEGMGDDYDLITSMVFADYQLALKAQGSVDFDDLLVLPARLLREHPDLHRKYTARFQYLLVDEFQDTNHAQLDLLKLLAGTSRNVCAVGDDDQCIYSWRGAEVRNILDFDKHFPGGKEVRLEQNYRSSQRVLDAANAVIAKNPERKDKRMWTDRKGGPLVKVVACPNDEEEARFIAHEIQKHISLGIPADDIAVLYRTNGQAHPVEEMLREKNIPYEVVGGSEFFDRSEVKDVIAYFKVLANKLDEISLMRIVNVPSRGIGDVTMERLHAHSRAEGVTLWTVMRRADTYEDLPAGAGGKVLEFVEMVERYREAFTQTPRLSEATHKLLEEIGFREATRAKAVSGTAADKKLKGVDGVLASLEKFEKREGPKASLLTYLNRLSLDTRQEEEDVPGQNKRVTLMSLHASKGLEYRLVFFIGMEEDLMPHGGMQGEAQNLEEERRLCYVGITRAKELLYLTRSTVRVKRGKEVPRTPSRFLEDLPPDAFEVVDMDAPRQGPPDEKEKNFFANLKERFKKPAAGGPGPGTPGRAP; encoded by the coding sequence ATGGACCTTTCGAAGCTCAATCCTCCTCAGCGCGAGGCCGTCGAGACGCTCCAGGGCCCGCTGCTCGTGCTGGCGGGCGCGGGCAGTGGAAAGACGCGGGTCATCACCCACCGCATCGTCCACCTGCTCAACGAGCGGCCGAACCACATCATGGCCCGCAACATCCTGGCGGTGACCTTCACCAACAAGGCCGCCACGGAGATGAAGGAACGGCTCATCCACATGGCCGGGCCCCGCGCCCAGGGCGTGCTGGTGTGCACCTTCCACGCGTTCGGCGCGGAAGTGTTGCGCGAGGACATCCACCGGCTGGGCTGGCCGAAGAAGTTCGCCATCGCGGACATGGGCGACCAGCTGTCCATCATCCGCCGCGCCATGCGCGAGAAGCGCATCGACGACCGCGCCTTCGACGCGCGCAAGGTCCTCACGCTCATCTCCAAGGCGAAGAACTCCGGTGAGACGCCGCAGCCCAAGCCGGAGGGGATGGGGGACGACTACGACCTCATCACCTCCATGGTCTTCGCGGACTACCAGCTCGCGCTCAAGGCGCAGGGCTCCGTGGACTTCGACGACCTGCTGGTGCTGCCCGCGCGCCTCCTGCGCGAACACCCGGACCTGCACCGCAAGTACACGGCGCGCTTCCAGTACCTCCTGGTGGACGAGTTCCAGGACACCAACCACGCGCAGCTGGACCTGCTCAAGCTGCTCGCGGGCACGTCCAGGAACGTGTGCGCGGTGGGCGACGACGACCAGTGCATCTACTCCTGGCGCGGCGCGGAGGTGCGCAACATCCTGGACTTCGACAAGCACTTTCCGGGCGGCAAGGAGGTGCGGCTGGAGCAGAACTACCGCTCCTCCCAGCGCGTGCTGGACGCGGCCAACGCCGTCATCGCGAAGAACCCGGAGCGCAAGGACAAGCGCATGTGGACCGACCGCAAGGGCGGCCCACTGGTGAAGGTGGTGGCGTGCCCCAATGACGAGGAGGAGGCGCGCTTCATCGCGCACGAAATCCAGAAGCACATCTCGCTGGGCATCCCCGCGGACGACATCGCGGTGCTCTACCGCACCAACGGCCAGGCCCACCCGGTGGAGGAGATGCTGCGGGAGAAGAACATCCCCTACGAAGTCGTGGGCGGCAGCGAGTTCTTCGACCGCAGCGAGGTGAAGGACGTCATCGCGTACTTCAAGGTCCTGGCGAACAAGCTGGACGAAATCTCCCTCATGCGCATCGTCAACGTGCCCTCGCGAGGCATCGGCGACGTGACCATGGAGCGGCTGCACGCGCACTCGCGCGCGGAGGGCGTGACGCTCTGGACGGTGATGCGCCGCGCGGACACCTACGAGGACCTGCCCGCGGGCGCGGGCGGCAAGGTGCTGGAGTTCGTGGAGATGGTGGAGCGCTACCGCGAAGCCTTCACCCAGACGCCCCGCCTGTCGGAGGCCACGCACAAGCTGCTGGAGGAGATCGGCTTCCGGGAGGCCACCCGCGCCAAGGCCGTCTCCGGCACCGCCGCGGACAAGAAGCTCAAGGGCGTGGACGGGGTGCTCGCGTCGCTGGAGAAGTTCGAGAAGCGCGAGGGCCCCAAGGCCAGCCTCCTCACGTACCTGAACCGCCTCAGCCTGGACACGCGCCAGGAGGAGGAGGACGTCCCCGGGCAGAACAAGCGCGTGACGCTGATGTCCCTGCACGCCTCCAAGGGCCTGGAGTACCGGCTCGTCTTCTTCATCGGCATGGAGGAGGACCTGATGCCCCACGGCGGCATGCAGGGCGAGGCGCAGAACCTCGAGGAGGAGCGCCGCCTCTGCTACGTGGGCATCACCCGCGCCAAGGAGCTGCTCTACCTCACCCGCTCCACCGTGCGCGTGAAGCGCGGCAAGGAGGTGCCCCGCACGCCCTCGCGCTTCCTGGAGGACCTGCCCCCGGACGCCTTCGAGGTCGTGGACATGGACGCGCCGCGTCAGGGGCCTCCGGATGAGAAGGAGAAGAACTTCTTCGCGAACCTGAAGGAGCGCTTCAAGAAGCCCGCCGCCGGGGGGCCAGGCCCGGGCACCCCTGGCCGGGCGCCCTGA
- the rplM gene encoding 50S ribosomal protein L13, protein MSQKTYSAKAGDIKRQWHVIDVSDKVLGRAASQIATLLKGKHKPTYTPSIDTGDHVIVINADKVKVTGTKETDKLYYRHPYAGFPGALKITNLQKLRQRHPEDVILNAVRRMLPRNALGRQMMTKLKVYAGDTHPHTAQKPVAFKVEA, encoded by the coding sequence ATGTCGCAGAAGACCTACAGCGCCAAGGCTGGGGACATCAAGCGCCAGTGGCACGTCATCGACGTGTCCGACAAGGTGCTTGGTCGCGCCGCCAGTCAGATCGCCACCCTCCTGAAGGGCAAGCACAAGCCCACGTACACCCCGTCCATCGACACGGGTGACCACGTCATCGTCATCAACGCCGACAAGGTGAAGGTGACGGGCACGAAGGAGACGGACAAGCTGTACTACCGTCACCCGTACGCCGGTTTCCCGGGCGCCCTGAAGATCACCAACCTCCAGAAGCTGCGCCAGCGTCACCCCGAGGACGTCATCCTCAACGCCGTGCGCCGCATGCTGCCCCGCAATGCCCTGGGCCGTCAGATGATGACGAAGCTCAAGGTGTATGCTGGTGACACCCATCCGCACACCGCCCAGAAGCCGGTGGCGTTCAAGGTCGAGGCGTAA
- the rpsI gene encoding 30S ribosomal protein S9 produces the protein MAINPELGFYATGRRKEATARVWVRPGNGAVVINGRDINEYFGRETSKMVLNQPLEILEQKGKLDVTVNVRGGGLSGQAGAIRHGIARALCAFNPEFRPALKKAGFLTRDARAVERKKYGQPGARRRFQFSKR, from the coding sequence ATGGCGATCAATCCTGAACTCGGTTTCTACGCCACGGGCCGCCGCAAGGAGGCCACCGCTCGCGTCTGGGTGCGCCCCGGCAATGGCGCCGTCGTCATCAACGGCCGCGACATCAACGAGTACTTCGGCCGTGAGACGTCGAAGATGGTGCTCAACCAGCCGCTGGAGATCCTGGAGCAGAAGGGCAAGCTCGACGTCACGGTCAACGTGCGCGGCGGCGGCCTCTCCGGCCAGGCCGGTGCCATCCGTCACGGCATCGCGCGCGCGCTGTGCGCCTTCAACCCGGAGTTCCGTCCGGCGCTGAAGAAGGCCGGCTTCCTCACCCGCGATGCCCGCGCGGTCGAGCGCAAGAAGTACGGCCAGCCCGGCGCCCGTCGTCGGTTCCAGTTCTCCAAGCGCTAA
- a CDS encoding type IV pilus twitching motility protein PilT, giving the protein MELNEILQIALRGGASDIHLKAGLPPMFRVDGSLVPLKDGRRLPPEEVARMAFGIMNEFQKEKFKVSNEVDLAYGVPGLGRFRVNVFQQRGTVGAVLRVIPFKVMTMKDLLLPTVLEKVCGEERGLVLVTGTTGSGKSTTLAAMIDYINSNETNHIMTIEDPIEFLIRDKRSIVNQREVGVDTMSFSQALKSALRQDPDVILVGEMRDHETIETALHAAETGHLVMSTLHTLDATETINRIVSAFPPHQQKQVRLQLSSVLRGVVSQRLVPRADGKGRVAAVEVLRVTARVRELIEDKDRTKEIHDAISQGTDSYGMQTFDQSLMSLVRNGLVTYDEAHRQASNPDDFALRFSGISGTSDSKWDNFDAKAGEERPIPGSASFAQKGAPAQAAPVAPTPAPVPQAPRPGAPMAARPMTPPPGVAAPRPATPPPGVVQGRPLPPQVAARPPTPAPVAAPAPAAGGDDDFQIERF; this is encoded by the coding sequence ATGGAACTCAACGAAATCCTGCAGATCGCCCTGCGCGGCGGAGCCTCCGACATCCACCTGAAGGCGGGTCTGCCGCCCATGTTCCGCGTGGACGGTTCGCTGGTGCCGCTCAAGGACGGCCGCCGCCTGCCCCCGGAAGAGGTGGCGCGCATGGCGTTCGGCATCATGAACGAGTTCCAGAAGGAGAAGTTCAAGGTCAGCAACGAGGTGGACCTGGCCTACGGCGTGCCGGGCCTGGGCCGCTTCCGCGTGAACGTCTTCCAGCAGCGCGGCACGGTGGGCGCCGTGCTCCGCGTCATCCCCTTCAAGGTGATGACGATGAAGGACCTGCTGTTGCCCACGGTGCTGGAGAAGGTGTGCGGCGAGGAGCGCGGCCTGGTGCTGGTGACGGGCACCACGGGCTCCGGCAAGTCCACCACGTTGGCGGCGATGATCGACTACATCAACTCCAACGAAACCAACCACATCATGACCATCGAGGACCCCATCGAGTTCCTCATCCGCGACAAGCGCTCCATCGTGAACCAGCGCGAAGTGGGTGTGGACACGATGAGCTTCTCGCAGGCCCTCAAGAGCGCGCTGCGCCAGGACCCGGACGTCATCCTGGTGGGCGAAATGCGCGACCACGAGACCATCGAAACGGCGCTCCACGCCGCGGAGACGGGCCACCTGGTGATGTCCACGCTGCACACGCTGGACGCCACGGAGACCATCAACCGCATCGTGTCCGCGTTCCCCCCGCACCAGCAGAAGCAGGTGCGCCTGCAGCTCTCCAGCGTGCTGCGCGGCGTGGTCAGCCAGCGCCTCGTCCCGCGCGCGGACGGCAAGGGCCGCGTGGCCGCGGTGGAAGTGCTCCGCGTCACCGCGCGCGTTCGCGAGCTGATTGAAGACAAGGACCGCACGAAGGAGATCCACGACGCCATCTCGCAGGGCACGGACTCCTACGGGATGCAGACGTTCGACCAGTCGCTGATGAGCCTCGTGCGCAACGGCCTGGTCACCTACGACGAGGCCCACCGCCAGGCCAGCAACCCGGACGACTTCGCGCTGCGCTTCTCCGGCATCAGCGGCACGTCCGACTCGAAGTGGGACAACTTCGACGCCAAGGCCGGCGAGGAGCGGCCCATCCCGGGCTCGGCGTCCTTCGCGCAGAAGGGCGCGCCCGCCCAGGCGGCCCCCGTGGCGCCCACGCCCGCGCCGGTGCCCCAGGCCCCGCGTCCCGGTGCGCCCATGGCCGCCCGTCCCATGACGCCTCCGCCCGGCGTCGCGGCCCCGCGCCCCGCCACGCCTCCGCCCGGCGTCGTCCAGGGCCGGCCCCTGCCTCCGCAGGTGGCGGCCCGTCCGCCCACGCCCGCCCCGGTGGCCGCGCCCGCTCCGGCGGCCGGGGGCGACGACGACTTCCAGATCGAACGCTTCTAG
- a CDS encoding regulatory protein RecX — MVDEPEGPEAVQRATDACLRLLKARGRSRHELSLALERKGFPPSVRDAVLARLSEWGYLDDAKFARERAAALLGKGKLGPRAVLQRLQAHGLEGSEARRALSEAKDAVGFDALEAARQVLEKRRLAGRPLDAKEQARAGRLLLSRGFAPDIVTRLVGEPSLDPSGQDE; from the coding sequence ATGGTTGACGAGCCCGAGGGTCCGGAGGCTGTCCAGCGCGCCACCGACGCCTGCCTGCGCCTGCTCAAGGCCCGCGGCAGGAGCCGGCATGAGCTGTCGCTCGCCCTGGAGCGCAAGGGCTTCCCTCCGTCCGTCCGCGACGCGGTGCTCGCCCGCCTCTCGGAGTGGGGCTACCTGGACGACGCGAAGTTCGCGCGCGAACGCGCCGCGGCCCTGCTGGGCAAGGGGAAGCTGGGGCCCCGGGCCGTGCTCCAGCGGCTGCAGGCCCACGGGCTGGAGGGCTCGGAGGCCCGGCGGGCGCTGTCGGAGGCGAAGGACGCGGTGGGCTTCGACGCGCTGGAGGCCGCCCGGCAGGTGCTGGAGAAGCGGCGCCTGGCGGGCCGCCCGCTGGACGCGAAGGAGCAGGCCCGCGCGGGGCGGCTGTTGCTCAGCCGGGGGTTCGCGCCGGACATCGTGACCCGGCTGGTGGGAGAACCTTCGCTGGACCCCTCCGGGCAGGACGAATAG
- a CDS encoding outer membrane protein assembly factor BamD: MRSAVLVLTALLMSSCAALSAGPAGEPDYATQAAENLALGEAALEDKDFLKAEKYFDHVRTKFPYLEAAREAELKLADLDFAREMYPEARDKFDSFIKLHPTHPKVDYAAYRAALSYVEEFPSEFFALPPSYEKEQKPMYDALRAMNGFLRQYPDSQYAKDAKVHAGDARQRLARHELYVASFYAKRERWKAVVQRLEGLLKDYPGTPLEEEALFNLHDAYVKLNDTERAQNTLREVLKRLPGTPAAQRAQKMLGS; this comes from the coding sequence ATGCGCTCCGCCGTCCTCGTCCTGACCGCCCTGCTGATGTCCTCCTGTGCCGCCCTCTCCGCGGGGCCCGCGGGCGAGCCCGACTACGCGACCCAGGCGGCGGAGAACCTGGCGCTGGGCGAGGCCGCGCTGGAGGACAAGGACTTCCTCAAGGCGGAGAAGTACTTCGACCACGTCCGCACCAAGTTCCCCTACCTGGAGGCGGCCCGCGAGGCGGAGCTGAAGCTGGCGGACCTGGACTTCGCCCGGGAGATGTACCCGGAGGCGCGCGACAAGTTCGACTCCTTCATCAAGCTGCACCCCACCCACCCCAAGGTGGACTACGCCGCCTACCGCGCGGCGCTCTCCTACGTGGAGGAGTTCCCCTCGGAGTTCTTCGCCCTGCCGCCTTCCTACGAGAAGGAGCAGAAGCCCATGTACGACGCGCTGAGGGCCATGAACGGCTTCCTGCGCCAGTACCCGGATTCGCAGTACGCGAAGGACGCGAAGGTGCACGCCGGCGACGCCCGCCAGCGCCTGGCGCGCCACGAGCTGTACGTCGCGTCCTTCTACGCGAAGCGCGAGCGCTGGAAGGCCGTGGTCCAGCGGCTGGAGGGGCTGCTCAAGGACTACCCGGGCACGCCGCTGGAAGAGGAGGCCCTCTTCAACCTGCACGACGCCTACGTGAAGCTCAACGACACGGAGCGCGCGCAGAACACGCTGCGTGAGGTCCTCAAGCGCCTGCCGGGCACGCCCGCCGCCCAGCGCGCCCAGAAGATGCTGGGGTCGTGA